A region of Paenibacillus sp. JNUCC-31 DNA encodes the following proteins:
- a CDS encoding chitosanase, protein MKFSLLILLSFSIIISYGSLSSTFQQKSYAAGNPDSNFSPATLQFLRINTGLDGEQWNNIMMLVNKPEQDDLNWTKFYGYCEDIDDDRGYTIGIFGATTGGSNDTGPDGPDLFKEYDAAKGASNPSVKGALARIGVKGAMKGKILEINESEKSFCKKIGNLQNDPEWREAMWKTFYNVYIKYSVDQARKRGFNSALTIGSFVDAALNHGATGGSETLQGLLGKSGSSTDEKTFMTKFYKERTKIVDTNEYNSPPNGKNRVKQWSNLLNMGETDLKSADSAVRQVTDWELQ, encoded by the coding sequence ATGAAATTTTCATTGTTGATCCTGCTCAGTTTTTCAATCATTATCTCTTATGGCTCTCTGTCTAGTACGTTCCAACAGAAGAGTTACGCGGCAGGGAACCCTGATTCAAATTTCTCACCGGCAACACTTCAATTCTTGCGTATTAACACTGGTCTCGATGGTGAGCAATGGAACAATATTATGATGCTTGTCAACAAACCGGAGCAGGACGATCTGAACTGGACCAAGTTTTACGGATATTGTGAAGATATTGATGATGACCGTGGTTATACGATTGGAATATTCGGTGCGACTACAGGCGGCTCAAATGACACCGGTCCCGACGGTCCGGATCTGTTCAAGGAATATGACGCTGCCAAAGGCGCGAGTAATCCTTCGGTTAAAGGCGCATTGGCCCGAATCGGTGTCAAGGGTGCGATGAAAGGGAAGATCCTCGAAATCAATGAAAGTGAAAAGAGTTTCTGCAAAAAGATCGGCAATTTGCAGAATGATCCCGAGTGGAGAGAGGCTATGTGGAAAACGTTCTACAATGTCTATATTAAGTACAGTGTGGATCAGGCCCGCAAACGCGGCTTTAACTCGGCATTAACGATTGGTTCCTTCGTGGACGCTGCGCTGAATCATGGAGCGACCGGCGGCTCCGAGACTCTTCAAGGGCTTTTGGGTAAATCAGGAAGCAGCACGGATGAGAAGACTTTCATGACCAAATTTTATAAAGAACGGACCAAGATTGTGGATACGAATGAGTACAACTCTCCGCCTAACGGGAAGAATCGTGTGAAGCAATGGAGTAATTTGCTGAACATGGGGGAGACAGACCTGAAGAGCGCAGATTCGGCAGTACGTCAAGTCACCGACTGGGAACTCCAATAA
- the leuD gene encoding 3-isopropylmalate dehydratase small subunit — MEEFKTLQGIVAPVDRVNVDTDAIIPKQFLKRIERTGFGQFLFYEWRFDEEGNNNPSFELNKPRYKGASILISRANFGCGSSREHAPWAIMDYGFRCVIAPSYADIFYNNCFKNGILPIQLSEEQVEDLFQRTATHEGYELNVNLENKTITDAHGLHIDFDLDEHRRQFLLQGLDDIGLTLQHDDEITAYEERHAAKLFG; from the coding sequence ATGGAAGAATTTAAAACACTGCAAGGCATCGTTGCACCGGTAGATCGGGTCAATGTAGATACAGATGCCATCATTCCGAAACAATTTTTGAAACGGATCGAACGGACCGGATTTGGACAATTTTTGTTCTATGAATGGCGTTTTGACGAAGAGGGGAACAACAATCCCTCCTTCGAACTGAATAAACCTCGTTACAAAGGGGCATCCATTCTGATTTCACGTGCCAACTTCGGCTGTGGGTCATCCCGTGAGCATGCGCCATGGGCAATTATGGACTACGGATTCCGTTGCGTGATTGCACCATCCTATGCTGACATTTTCTATAATAACTGTTTCAAAAATGGCATTCTGCCAATTCAACTGTCGGAAGAGCAGGTAGAAGATCTGTTCCAGCGTACAGCGACTCATGAAGGTTATGAACTAAATGTGAATCTGGAAAACAAAACGATTACAGATGCACACGGGTTGCATATTGATTTTGATCTGGATGAACACCGTCGTCAATTCCTGTTGCAAGGTCTGGATGATATCGGTCTGACACTTCAGCATGATGATGAAATTACAGCTTATGAAGAGCGTCACGCGGCTAAATTGTTTGGATAA
- a CDS encoding N-acetylmuramoyl-L-alanine amidase family protein — MKKWSAAVFVFLFLCLFPVMANADSSPSIVLDGVTIKQQSGAPAENIGKTVMVPIRIVSENLGYQVKWEKATQTVRVLKGNSSIQMTAGEDAATVNGSRVSLDSPPLVKQGTTLVPLRFVGEGMGLRVGWDNGTKTVSLFSIPPVADPENENDPVETPASNGLGELQNISFSGDRLIVATNGDMTPKVSSISGPDRIIVDLPDTTFSKEFSQGQVSSPDGSGSIQVTDSALVSKVRYAIFSKSPSTVRVVLDLNQAATAKWSLGENNVLLVDLTASDGEPTSQPALPTNDGKKVVIIDPGHGGRQSGAVSVSGAYEKDFNLSVGLKVQELMKQYTEIQTVITRQDDTELSLQQRVDIAQLNQADIFVSIHGNKFTTPVPNGIETLYSRKESKTLADILHKHVLPITGFKDRGVKTASLHVTRETTMPAVLLELGFLSNPSDEAIMLTEDYQDKCAQAIVDGIVEYLGL; from the coding sequence ATGAAAAAGTGGTCGGCAGCAGTCTTTGTTTTTCTGTTCCTGTGTTTATTTCCTGTCATGGCAAATGCCGATTCGTCTCCATCGATTGTGCTGGACGGTGTGACCATTAAGCAACAATCGGGAGCTCCGGCCGAGAACATTGGCAAGACCGTGATGGTGCCCATTCGGATTGTCTCTGAAAATCTCGGATATCAGGTGAAGTGGGAGAAAGCCACCCAGACCGTCCGAGTTCTCAAAGGTAACAGCAGTATCCAGATGACGGCCGGTGAGGATGCAGCCACTGTGAATGGAAGTCGGGTCAGTCTGGACTCGCCGCCCCTTGTTAAGCAGGGGACTACACTGGTTCCACTACGGTTTGTCGGTGAGGGCATGGGTCTGCGTGTGGGATGGGACAATGGAACCAAGACAGTTAGCCTATTTAGCATCCCTCCTGTAGCAGATCCAGAAAATGAAAATGATCCAGTAGAAACACCTGCATCGAATGGTCTTGGAGAGCTTCAGAACATCAGCTTCAGCGGGGATCGACTGATTGTTGCGACGAATGGTGATATGACACCCAAAGTGTCCAGTATCAGCGGACCTGATCGCATTATCGTGGATCTGCCTGACACTACATTTTCCAAGGAATTCAGTCAGGGGCAAGTAAGCAGTCCGGATGGGAGCGGGAGTATTCAGGTTACGGATTCAGCACTGGTCTCGAAGGTCCGATATGCGATATTTAGCAAGTCACCTTCAACGGTGCGTGTGGTACTAGATCTGAATCAGGCAGCTACTGCCAAATGGTCACTAGGCGAGAACAACGTCTTGCTCGTTGACCTTACAGCAAGTGACGGAGAACCAACAAGTCAGCCGGCATTGCCAACCAATGATGGCAAAAAGGTCGTTATTATCGATCCGGGACATGGCGGACGTCAATCGGGAGCCGTGAGTGTGTCAGGTGCCTATGAGAAGGATTTTAATCTGTCTGTGGGATTAAAAGTGCAGGAGCTAATGAAACAGTATACGGAGATTCAGACGGTGATCACAAGACAGGATGATACGGAGTTATCCCTGCAGCAGCGTGTGGATATCGCCCAACTGAATCAAGCGGATATTTTTGTCTCCATTCATGGAAACAAGTTCACAACCCCAGTTCCTAATGGGATAGAAACACTATACAGTCGCAAGGAAAGCAAAACTCTGGCTGACATACTGCACAAACATGTGTTACCAATTACGGGATTCAAGGATCGGGGAGTCAAAACAGCAAGTCTGCATGTAACCCGTGAAACAACAATGCCTGCGGTTCTACTTGAACTCGGATTTTTAAGCAATCCTTCCGATGAAGCAATTATGCTTACAGAGGATTATCAGGATAAATGTGCACAGGCCATTGTCGACGGAATCGTGGAATATTTGGGTTTATAA
- a CDS encoding AraC family transcriptional regulator, producing the protein MKPVFYESTLFDISHKKQVYTSMPSSHYHDAYEILYLISGDFYYFIGDRTYQVAGGTLLFVDIHEKHKLVNSGCNMYERVTLLFKKEFLQHFCTGGQCEELLKLFKSDYRSLKMNGKDQYFMEQLFQKMIQEEKKQARGYEQYQQILLVELLINLNRKLFDSLAAPLVESNRAHKKVLDIVNYVNQHYMEPLKLCEISRQFDISSSYLCRTFKESTGFSFIEYINNIRIKEARDLLVGSSFNVTEIAGMVGFDNTSHFGRTFKLMMGISPLCFRKQFKS; encoded by the coding sequence ATGAAGCCGGTATTTTATGAGTCTACTCTTTTTGACATCAGCCACAAGAAACAGGTATATACCAGCATGCCTTCAAGTCACTATCATGATGCATATGAGATTCTGTATTTAATATCAGGAGATTTTTATTATTTTATAGGGGACAGAACATACCAGGTTGCGGGTGGAACACTGCTATTTGTGGATATTCACGAAAAGCACAAACTGGTTAATTCCGGCTGCAATATGTATGAACGGGTTACACTGCTGTTCAAGAAAGAATTTCTGCAGCATTTCTGCACCGGCGGTCAATGTGAGGAACTGCTCAAATTGTTCAAAAGTGATTACCGCTCTTTGAAGATGAACGGGAAGGATCAGTATTTCATGGAACAGCTTTTTCAGAAGATGATTCAGGAAGAGAAAAAGCAAGCTCGCGGATATGAACAGTACCAACAAATTTTATTGGTGGAGTTGCTCATCAATCTTAATCGTAAACTATTTGACAGCCTTGCAGCTCCATTGGTGGAATCCAATCGTGCACACAAGAAAGTCCTGGACATTGTTAATTATGTAAATCAACATTATATGGAACCGCTTAAGCTCTGTGAGATTTCACGGCAATTCGATATAAGCTCTTCCTACCTTTGCCGAACTTTTAAAGAATCCACCGGATTCAGCTTCATTGAATATATCAATAACATCCGTATTAAAGAAGCGCGTGATTTGCTGGTTGGCTCTTCTTTTAATGTTACTGAAATTGCGGGAATGGTTGGGTTTGATAACACCTCCCATTTTGGACGAACCTTCAAATTAATGATGGGCATCTCGCCGCTCTGCTTCCGCAAACAATTTAAGTCTTAA
- a CDS encoding alkaline phosphatase — protein MRKKVIGGICTTVLVCSLLAANNGTTYANGVNNSDAPTNKSVKNVILFITDGMSLSDVNLARWYQGGQALTMDKYFSGLVRTYSTDSLTTDSAAGATAYATGHKVKSETVSILPDLITMPFVDAVKPEDVNKPLPTIMDAARMAGKSTGTVFTCELTDATPATFLSHAYTRDNAQSIAEQMVYSGVDVLLGGGAGYLVPGKEDINRKDGEDLTKVLKSNGYEYVTDKAGLINSKTNKIWGLFNSEALDADFDLNPQKQPSLAEMTKVAVEKLSQNEKGFVLMVEASQIDWYGHDNDPVGIMSETLAFDKAFKAAVDFAEKDGNTAVLSVSDHATGGLNMTNYDSTKDLVSVMKKAKHTSYYIEGSINENNFKKVLADNYGLSDLTKEEAERVKKGMKDNLSPVIGKILGNKTGVTFSTDDHTSEEVGLFAYHPANFKPTDFVNSGVIQNTDVSKYIQEVTGLNLAQLQNTLYVSSDKFKAKGATITLDKADKTNPVVVVKKAGQVLKLPIDKNIAILDGKTTKLNVLTVMIKDKVWVSQDAVDLIL, from the coding sequence ATGCGCAAAAAGGTTATCGGGGGAATTTGCACTACAGTTCTGGTTTGCAGTCTGCTTGCGGCGAACAACGGAACGACCTACGCCAATGGCGTCAATAACTCTGATGCTCCTACGAACAAATCGGTCAAGAATGTGATCCTGTTTATTACGGATGGGATGAGCTTATCCGATGTTAACTTGGCCAGATGGTATCAGGGAGGACAGGCGCTTACGATGGATAAGTATTTTAGCGGCCTGGTCAGAACGTATTCCACGGATTCACTTACCACGGATTCCGCTGCGGGGGCTACGGCATATGCCACAGGCCATAAGGTTAAGAGTGAGACGGTATCCATACTTCCAGACCTAATAACGATGCCGTTCGTGGATGCAGTTAAACCCGAGGACGTGAACAAACCTCTCCCTACGATTATGGATGCAGCCAGAATGGCAGGGAAAAGTACAGGAACGGTATTTACTTGTGAATTAACGGATGCGACGCCTGCGACATTTCTAAGTCATGCATACACGCGTGACAATGCGCAGTCTATTGCAGAGCAGATGGTCTACAGTGGGGTAGATGTTCTTCTCGGGGGTGGGGCTGGGTATTTGGTACCCGGCAAAGAAGACATTAACCGCAAGGACGGAGAAGATTTAACCAAAGTCCTTAAATCGAATGGATATGAATATGTAACGGATAAAGCAGGATTAATAAATTCTAAAACGAATAAAATCTGGGGTCTGTTCAACTCCGAAGCGCTGGATGCTGATTTTGACCTGAACCCGCAAAAACAGCCGAGCCTTGCTGAAATGACCAAAGTAGCTGTAGAGAAATTGTCACAGAATGAGAAAGGTTTTGTTCTGATGGTCGAAGCAAGTCAGATTGACTGGTATGGTCATGATAACGATCCGGTGGGGATTATGAGTGAGACATTAGCGTTTGATAAAGCCTTCAAAGCCGCTGTTGACTTTGCAGAAAAAGATGGAAATACAGCAGTCCTATCGGTTTCGGATCATGCTACCGGTGGGCTCAATATGACGAACTATGATTCCACCAAGGACCTTGTCTCCGTGATGAAGAAAGCGAAGCATACCAGTTATTACATTGAAGGCAGTATTAATGAGAACAATTTCAAGAAGGTCCTTGCGGATAATTATGGACTTAGTGATTTAACTAAAGAAGAAGCAGAACGAGTCAAAAAAGGAATGAAAGATAACCTTTCGCCGGTCATCGGTAAAATCTTGGGGAATAAGACAGGCGTAACCTTCTCCACGGATGATCACACATCGGAAGAAGTCGGATTGTTCGCCTATCATCCGGCTAATTTTAAACCGACCGATTTCGTGAACAGCGGCGTAATCCAGAATACGGATGTGAGTAAGTATATTCAAGAAGTGACTGGACTAAATCTGGCTCAACTTCAGAATACACTGTACGTATCCAGTGATAAATTCAAGGCCAAAGGGGCTACGATCACCCTAGATAAGGCAGATAAGACCAATCCGGTGGTTGTAGTGAAAAAAGCAGGCCAAGTTCTCAAGCTGCCTATAGATAAAAACATCGCCATTCTGGACGGCAAAACAACGAAACTCAATGTACTGACGGTAATGATTAAAGATAAAGTGTGGGTTTCACAGGATGCAGTGGACTTGATTCTCTAA
- the nagA gene encoding N-acetylglucosamine-6-phosphate deacetylase, whose product MYYILHNVQMALRNRIVPSANVWISEGKIMRIDTGDLPTLEGEYERIDGRGHLLVPGMIDVHIHGANGFDMMDGTEESIQEVSRQCALTGCTSFLATSVSSTMEDLLEMIRSVKRVIGQEVGAKIAGIHLEGPYLNPKRKGMQNEKYLRHPNIEEMKIIFQEAGSLIKMVTIAPELPGGMDLISFLKEQGVVIAIAHSDATYEEAKQAFTSGASHVTHCFNGMRPIHHRDPGLIVAAFEEKHVSLQAIVDNVHLHPAIIRLMHNLKGPEGMVLITDALQAMGMGDGNYLFGGHHVTVSGGIAKLEDGTLASSTVTMNEALRYTVETGIPLIDALQMASTTPANILGFQQKGEISSGFDADLVLLDDEFQVLWTMVGGQIL is encoded by the coding sequence ATGTATTATATTTTGCATAATGTACAGATGGCACTTCGCAACCGTATCGTTCCATCAGCCAATGTGTGGATTTCTGAAGGGAAAATCATGAGGATAGACACAGGTGATCTTCCTACGCTAGAAGGAGAGTATGAACGGATTGATGGGAGAGGACATTTGCTAGTACCTGGGATGATAGATGTTCATATCCACGGTGCCAATGGCTTTGATATGATGGACGGTACTGAAGAGAGTATTCAAGAAGTTTCACGCCAATGTGCTTTAACGGGGTGTACCTCATTTCTGGCTACATCTGTTAGTTCTACGATGGAGGATCTTCTGGAAATGATTCGTAGTGTCAAGCGTGTAATAGGACAAGAAGTGGGGGCAAAGATCGCAGGGATTCACTTAGAGGGGCCGTATCTGAACCCGAAGCGAAAAGGAATGCAGAATGAAAAGTATTTGCGGCATCCCAACATAGAAGAAATGAAGATCATTTTCCAGGAAGCAGGGTCACTCATTAAGATGGTTACTATTGCTCCCGAGCTGCCGGGAGGAATGGACTTGATTTCCTTTTTGAAAGAACAGGGAGTAGTTATAGCGATCGCTCATTCGGATGCTACATATGAGGAAGCCAAACAAGCCTTTACATCAGGTGCGAGTCATGTTACGCATTGTTTTAATGGCATGCGGCCGATCCATCATCGAGACCCGGGTCTGATCGTGGCTGCTTTTGAAGAGAAACATGTAAGTCTTCAAGCTATTGTAGATAATGTCCATCTGCATCCTGCTATTATTCGACTGATGCATAACCTGAAAGGACCGGAAGGAATGGTCTTGATCACAGATGCTTTACAAGCAATGGGTATGGGCGATGGGAATTATCTATTTGGAGGCCATCATGTCACGGTATCGGGTGGCATTGCAAAACTGGAGGATGGAACACTGGCCTCCAGTACAGTTACCATGAATGAAGCCTTACGTTATACTGTCGAAACCGGAATTCCCTTGATAGATGCCTTACAGATGGCTTCAACTACGCCAGCCAATATTCTTGGATTTCAACAAAAGGGGGAAATTTCCTCTGGTTTCGATGCCGACCTCGTCCTATTGGATGATGAATTTCAGGTTCTCTGGACGATGGTGGGCGGTCAAATTCTATAA
- the leuC gene encoding 3-isopropylmalate dehydratase large subunit: MSKKTMFEKIWENHVIHQEEGKPSILYIDLHLVHEVTSPQAFEGLRLSGRKVRRPELTFATMDHNVPTKDRFNITDPISKQQIDTLSQNCRDFGVKLYDLDTIDQGVVHVMGPELGLTHPGKTIVCGDSHTSTHGAFGALAFGIGTSEVEHVMATQCLQQAKAKTMEVRFVGKRNPGVTAKDMILAVIAKYGTDFATGYVIEYTGESIRELSMEERMTVCNMSIEGGARAGMIAPDETTFEYLRGREYVPADGKFDEAVAAWKELVTDEGAEFDRVVEIDVETLIPQVTWGTSPGMGTDISSKVPVPAELPTENERKAAEKALEYMGLEPGTPISEIPVDYVFIGSCTNGRIEDLRAAAQVAKGHTVSSNVTAIVVPGSGRVKIQAEKEGLDKIFTEAGFEWRDAGCSMCLAMNPDVLKPGQRCASTSNRNFEGRQGRGGRTHLVSPAMAAAAAVKGHFVDVRDWNFKTEAAI, encoded by the coding sequence ATGAGTAAAAAAACGATGTTTGAGAAAATTTGGGAAAATCACGTGATTCATCAGGAAGAAGGCAAGCCAAGCATTTTGTATATTGATCTGCATTTGGTGCACGAAGTAACATCACCGCAGGCATTTGAAGGTCTGCGTCTGAGTGGTCGGAAAGTCCGTCGCCCTGAACTGACGTTTGCGACCATGGATCACAACGTTCCAACCAAGGATCGTTTCAACATTACAGATCCGATCTCCAAACAACAAATTGACACGCTTTCACAAAACTGCCGTGATTTCGGCGTAAAACTGTATGATCTGGATACCATCGACCAAGGTGTTGTACACGTTATGGGACCTGAACTGGGTCTGACTCATCCAGGTAAAACGATTGTATGTGGAGACAGCCACACATCCACACATGGTGCATTTGGTGCATTGGCATTCGGAATCGGAACAAGTGAAGTCGAGCATGTTATGGCAACCCAATGTTTGCAGCAAGCCAAAGCCAAAACGATGGAAGTTCGTTTTGTCGGCAAGCGTAACCCGGGTGTAACGGCGAAGGATATGATTCTCGCAGTTATCGCCAAATACGGTACAGATTTTGCAACAGGTTATGTTATTGAATATACAGGTGAATCGATCCGTGAACTGAGCATGGAAGAGCGCATGACCGTCTGCAACATGTCCATCGAAGGTGGAGCGAGAGCGGGCATGATTGCTCCGGATGAAACCACATTTGAATATCTGCGTGGACGTGAATACGTACCTGCTGATGGCAAATTCGATGAAGCGGTTGCTGCCTGGAAAGAGCTTGTAACCGACGAAGGTGCTGAATTCGACCGAGTGGTTGAAATCGATGTGGAAACATTGATTCCGCAAGTAACTTGGGGCACAAGTCCAGGCATGGGAACCGACATTTCTTCGAAAGTTCCTGTACCGGCTGAATTGCCAACTGAAAATGAACGTAAAGCAGCTGAAAAAGCGCTTGAATATATGGGCTTGGAACCTGGAACACCAATCTCCGAAATCCCGGTTGATTATGTATTTATCGGTTCATGCACCAATGGACGGATTGAAGATCTGCGTGCTGCTGCACAGGTAGCCAAAGGTCACACTGTATCCAGTAATGTTACAGCGATCGTTGTTCCAGGTTCGGGACGTGTTAAAATTCAGGCCGAAAAAGAAGGTTTGGATAAAATTTTCACTGAGGCTGGATTTGAATGGCGTGATGCAGGATGCAGTATGTGTCTGGCCATGAACCCGGATGTATTGAAACCAGGACAACGCTGTGCTTCGACATCCAACCGTAACTTCGAAGGACGTCAGGGACGCGGAGGACGTACTCACCTTGTATCTCCTGCAATGGCAGCAGCAGCAGCGGTTAAGGGACACTTCGTTGACGTACGTGACTGGAATTTCAAAACGGAAGCAGCTATCTAA
- a CDS encoding metallophosphoesterase, translated as MDKNQSYLKNRFSKVISLMAIGLLLAMELTGFVSAGREESEEGLASEAAAVQETIAQWIFKDKGENGLFPATGGVNQTASSIRDVGTNTDAYTYESGENSVRNQGWHEGTGIKYWLATLSTKDFEAISLSSQQTSSSTGPKDFKVQYSTNQQEWTDVVGGKLVLAQNNFNCANNSCKLTNLALPAGINNQDVVYIRWVVDSVKSVSGGTVSSSGSSRIKDVVIKGTRISGEPGDTPTLEVSKTPASGAADVSLNAEITIKFNKAISLDSGFQVVITENSVPLNNISASLLGQDTVRVSHPNFTSGKTYQVTIPKELVKGAMDGRTPDNNITWSFKTKSLDTGNKTPTLLNMTFNGDPKTSIAFDWYTAETVRGTVVQVVEASNAGGNDFPEQLATSYEGSSTVIETLMTSGDRSSKKYKKFASHKVIASDLKPGTKYMYRAGNGDADGWSETGSFTTDKANNQDFHFLYVTDTQGSSKSNFDLWQDTFKRAIEKTVDPKFVLLTGDLTDDGDLEQLWQWFLGVPKKEFANVPFAPIIGNHEIEDYPNNNFYNHFNLPKDVGTGAHDGSVYAFEYGDALFMQINSQYEGEVKPYKADIQFTKQLEWMRNQVAKTDKKWKFVSMHKGAYSSGDNASAESDRVEFYRKYLIPVFDELGVDMVFEGHDHMYMRSFQMLNNVPIKNVITDEQGNVLNPKGTVYLMGNSAASKFYALNPDADTFFAAKNEQPNKKMFVDVSISNDVLKFTSYTAVKDKPLAVYDVYSIKRTDVKPGTVQNPSAVRQSGNRAVLSWKAPANSSEPVRGYRIYEKNDKVSTNWSIYVPAVSGQMSYSYTVNGIDSAKAYNFVIKAVGTRSNSLPAEAGMQ; from the coding sequence ATGGATAAAAACCAATCTTATCTCAAGAACAGATTTTCCAAGGTGATCAGTCTAATGGCTATAGGTTTGCTGCTTGCCATGGAGTTGACCGGTTTTGTCTCAGCAGGAAGGGAAGAAAGTGAGGAAGGTCTTGCAAGTGAAGCAGCTGCAGTACAGGAAACGATTGCCCAGTGGATTTTTAAGGACAAAGGCGAGAACGGATTATTTCCGGCTACCGGCGGGGTAAATCAAACGGCTTCATCCATTCGTGATGTAGGAACAAATACAGATGCATACACCTATGAGTCAGGTGAGAACAGTGTACGCAACCAGGGCTGGCATGAAGGAACGGGCATTAAATACTGGCTGGCCACGCTTTCGACCAAAGACTTCGAAGCTATCTCCCTCTCTTCACAGCAAACTTCTTCAAGTACGGGACCCAAGGATTTTAAGGTGCAATACAGTACAAATCAGCAGGAATGGACAGATGTTGTAGGCGGTAAACTGGTTCTTGCCCAGAACAATTTTAATTGTGCTAATAATTCCTGCAAATTAACGAACCTCGCTTTGCCTGCGGGAATAAACAATCAAGATGTAGTCTATATCCGTTGGGTGGTAGACTCTGTAAAAAGCGTAAGCGGAGGAACGGTGTCCAGCTCAGGCTCAAGCAGAATCAAGGATGTAGTCATTAAAGGAACACGTATTAGTGGCGAACCTGGGGACACTCCCACACTTGAGGTAAGCAAAACTCCAGCCTCAGGAGCTGCAGATGTTTCTCTTAACGCAGAGATCACAATAAAGTTTAATAAAGCCATCAGTCTCGACAGTGGCTTTCAAGTTGTAATCACGGAAAACAGTGTCCCGCTTAACAACATCTCTGCCTCGCTTCTCGGTCAAGACACGGTTAGAGTCAGCCACCCTAATTTTACTTCAGGAAAAACTTACCAGGTGACCATCCCTAAAGAGCTTGTTAAGGGGGCTATGGACGGCCGGACACCGGACAACAATATTACCTGGAGCTTTAAGACGAAGTCTCTGGATACCGGCAACAAAACACCAACACTGCTGAACATGACTTTTAATGGGGATCCAAAGACAAGTATCGCCTTTGACTGGTATACAGCCGAAACCGTCAGAGGTACAGTAGTGCAAGTGGTGGAGGCCTCCAATGCGGGAGGAAACGATTTCCCGGAACAACTGGCGACTTCGTATGAGGGCAGCTCAACAGTTATTGAAACCTTAATGACCTCAGGAGACAGAAGCTCCAAGAAGTATAAAAAGTTCGCCAGTCATAAGGTTATCGCAAGCGATCTCAAGCCTGGAACCAAGTATATGTACCGAGCTGGTAACGGTGATGCGGACGGCTGGAGCGAGACAGGTTCTTTTACTACGGACAAGGCGAATAATCAGGATTTCCATTTCCTCTATGTTACCGACACCCAAGGCTCCAGCAAGTCGAATTTCGATCTGTGGCAGGATACTTTTAAGAGAGCTATTGAGAAAACAGTAGATCCCAAGTTTGTTCTTCTTACAGGGGATCTAACGGATGACGGTGATCTGGAGCAGCTGTGGCAGTGGTTCTTGGGAGTGCCGAAAAAAGAATTTGCCAATGTGCCATTTGCGCCGATCATCGGTAATCATGAGATAGAGGATTATCCGAATAATAACTTCTATAACCATTTTAATCTTCCAAAGGATGTCGGGACGGGCGCTCATGACGGGTCGGTGTATGCTTTCGAATACGGCGATGCCTTGTTCATGCAAATCAATTCCCAGTACGAAGGGGAGGTCAAACCTTACAAAGCGGATATTCAGTTCACGAAGCAGTTGGAATGGATGCGGAATCAGGTGGCAAAGACCGACAAAAAGTGGAAATTCGTCTCTATGCATAAGGGAGCTTATTCTTCAGGGGATAATGCTTCGGCCGAAAGCGATCGGGTAGAATTTTACCGGAAATATCTGATTCCTGTATTTGATGAGCTGGGTGTGGATATGGTGTTTGAGGGACATGACCATATGTATATGAGGTCTTTTCAAATGCTGAACAACGTTCCAATTAAGAATGTCATTACCGATGAGCAAGGAAATGTGCTGAATCCCAAGGGGACTGTATATTTAATGGGTAACTCGGCCGCTTCGAAATTCTATGCTCTTAATCCAGATGCAGACACGTTTTTTGCAGCAAAAAACGAGCAGCCCAACAAGAAAATGTTTGTGGATGTTTCCATTTCAAACGACGTGCTGAAGTTTACATCTTACACAGCTGTTAAAGATAAACCCCTTGCTGTCTATGATGTTTACAGTATTAAACGGACGGACGTCAAACCCGGCACAGTTCAAAACCCAAGCGCAGTAAGACAGTCCGGGAACCGTGCAGTTCTTTCGTGGAAAGCGCCAGCAAATAGCTCTGAGCCGGTGCGAGGTTACCGGATTTACGAGAAGAATGATAAAGTCAGCACAAATTGGAGCATATATGTACCGGCGGTAAGTGGTCAGATGAGTTACAGCTATACAGTAAACGGCATAGATTCTGCTAAAGCCTACAATTTCGTTATTAAAGCAGTGGGGACAAGAAGTAATTCACTTCCAGCAGAGGCAGGAATGCAATGA